The following nucleotide sequence is from Corynebacterium hindlerae.
CGATTGGACCATCCACAAAGGTGTCAGAGTTACTCGTGGCCGGAGAACAGTCATTGATATCGCGCGAACTGGAACTTTAGCTGAGGGCCTAGCGGCTATCGACTACGTGCTTTATACCCAGCAAACGAACATGGAAAGCATCGACGCCCAACTAAGTCGCTTCCGTCGCCTACCTGGGGTGAGCAAAGCTCGGCGGGCAATGGAACTGGCATCCCCAAGAGCGGAAAGCCCACTAGAATCCTGGGCCCGGGCACAACTTATCGAAGCTGGCATACACGATTTCTTCCTGCAGATCGAGATCGAAGGATGTCGCGTTGACTTTCTTATTCAAGAATGGCTTGTCGTGGAAGTCGACGGAAAATCCAAGTACACGGATTTTGGTGAAGAGAAGAAATGGGCGGAAGAGAAAGAACGCAATGACAAGATTCTCGCCGCGGGATATCACATTCTGCACGTAGGGCGAAAAGAACTAAAAACAATGGTCCAAGGCGAATCCGAATTCATCCACAAAGTCCGGAAGCTACTACAACGACGCCCTCGATAAACGCCTAAGCCAAACAACTTGATGATCGGTTAGGGCGTTGACCCCGACATTACGGCCCCGAGATTGGTGGGACAAAGCCTCGAGCCCGACATTACGCCCCCGAGGTCGCCTCAAAAACGCTGCGACGAGCCCGAACTTCGGGAGGGTAATGTCGGGGCCAACGAGGGCAGCCGACCAGCAGCGCCTACGGGCTGCAAATAATGAGGCCAAAGTGGCCGGTGTGAAGCCCCAAACCAAGCCCCAAACCAAGCCCCAAACCACACCCCAAACCAAGCCCCAAACCACACCCCAAGAATCCTCAAGCCACCTGATACCGCCCGTTGGCATCCACTCCGCGGGCTTGTTGCACGACAAGGTGATGCCCGTAGCTGGCGACGCGCTGCTGGAGCAATGGCAATTCGGCTTCCAAGACAGAGCCGGGCCACACCGTGGTGCGTACTTGTAAGGGAACGTCGGCGTCGGTGAGCAGCTCGAGGGACTGCCAGCTTCCGGCTGCAGCTCGTGGGGTGAGCCCAACCTCGGAAGATGAGCCGGGCAGGCATTTCACATCGAGCCCCACCCAGTCGGGTCGGGTGTTTTCCGAGGCCAAGAGCGTGGCGATTGCTTTTGGTCGGTATCCGCTGGTGTGGAGGCCGACGGGGTAGCCACGCGAATGCACGGTAGCTATGAAGGAGCCAAGCCCTGGGTGCATGGTGGGTTCGCCGCCGGAGATGACGAGGGCGTCGATAAGTCCGCGTCGTTGTTCCAGCAAGGACCACGGAAACTTAACGCCTGGCCCGACCTGTTGCAGGGCCGGGTTGTGGCAGTAGTAGCAGGTCAGGGGGCAGCCTTGGGTGAAGGCTGTGATGGTGAGGTGTCCTGGCCAGTCGGTGGCGGAGAAGGGAATGACTCCGGCGATGGGGAGGTCAGGAGGCGAAGTAGACGCGCTCATGGAATTCGCCCTTCTTGCCGGTGTTGAAGCTGGCCACCGGGCGGAAGTATCCCATCACGCGGGTCCATACCTCGGTGGGGGAGCCACAGGAACATACCGGGACTTCTCCCGCGAGGTAGCCATGCTGCGGGCAGATGGAGTAGGTCGGGGTGATGGTGACATAGGGGAGCGAGAAGTTTGATAGGGCCCGTTTGACCAGGAGCGCGCATTCCTTGCCGGAGGAAAGGTAGGCGCCCATGTAGAGGTGCAGGACGGTGCCGCCGGTGTATTTGCGTTGCAGCTCGTCTTGGAGCTCTAGCGCCCGGAATGGGTCCGGGGTGTGGGAGACGGGCAGCTGGGTGGAGTTGGTGTAGTAGGGTTCCTCGGCGGTGCCGGCTTGGATGATTCCTGGGTAGCGCGCAGCATCTGCCCTGGCGAAGCGGTAGGTGGCGCCTTCGGCGGGGGTGGCCTCCAGGTTGTAGAGGTGACCGGTGGTTTCTTGTGCTTCGACGAGGAGGGCGCGAATGTGGTCGAGGAGCCGCAGCGCGATGTCGGGGTCGGTGGCGATTGTGCCGCCGGTCAGGTTGCGGATCATCTCATTGACGCCGTTGACGCCGATGGTGGAGAAGTGGTTGTCGAGGCTGGGGAGCCAGCGCGCGGTGTAGGGGTAAAGGCCCTGCTCAAGCAGGCGGGTTACGGTCGCGCGTCGGCGCTCAAGCGTATCGACGCCCAGCCCCACCAACCTCGTCACCTCAGCGAGGATCTCTCCTTCCGTTTCGCACGTGAACCCGAGCCGAGCGCAGTTGAGGGTCACCACGCCGATCGATCCGGTTTGCTCCGCGGAACCAAACAGGCCGTTTCCTCGTTTCAGCAGCTCGCGAAGGTCGAGCTGCAGACGGCAGCACATGGAGCGGATGTCACCGGGGTTCAGCTCCGAATTAATAAAGTTCTGGAAGTAAGGGAGCCCGTACTTCGCGGTCATCGTGAACAGCGCCTGGGCGTTTTCGGAGTCCCAGTCAAAGTCGCGAGTGATGTTGTACGTCGGGATGGGGAAGGTGAAGGAGCGGCCATCGGCGTCGCCCTCGGACAGTACATCAATGAAGGCGCGGTTAATCAGGTCCATCTCGGCCTGTAGCTCGCCATAGGTGAAGTCGCATGGCTCGTCGCCGACGATCGGGTAGTCGTCCGCAAGGTCCGCGGGGCAGACCCAGTCCAATGTGACGTTAGTGAATGGGGTTTGGGTTCCCCAGCGGGACGGCACATTCAGGTTGAAGACGAATTCCTGGATCGCCTGGTGCACCTGCTCGTAGCCCAAGCCGTCGAGCCGCACGTAAGGCGCGAGGTAGGTGTCAAAGGAGGAGAACGCTTGGGCCCCGGCCCATTCGTTCTGCAAGGTGCCCAAGAAGTTCACCATCTGCCCGAGGGCGCTGGACAGGTGGCGGGGCGGCTTCGAGGAGATTGCGCCGGGCACCCCACCGAACCCTTCGGTGAGCAGTGCACGCAGGGACCAGCCGGCACAATATCCACCGAGCATGTCCAGGTCATGGATGTGGATGTCGCCGTCGCGGTGGGCGGCGGCAGCCTCCGGGGTGAAGACGTTGTCGAGCCAGTAATTGGCGATCATTTTGCCGCTGGCGTTGAGGATCAACCCGCCGAGGGAGTAGTCCTGGTTGGCGTTCGCGTTGACCCGCCAGTCTTCGCGGCTGAGATATTCGTTGATAGTGGCGGTGGGGTCAATGACAGTCATAACCCCAACCCTAGAACTGAATTACATCATTGTAACCGTGAGAATTATCGCAGAAACTTTTTGCGCATCGGGGTATGAGGGATGCCGTCCCAGTCGAATTCCTCGCCCGAGACCTCAAAGCCGAACGCCTCGTACCAGGACACCAGTGGGGTTTGAGCGGTGAGGTGGACCGGGCCGTCGCAAAGCTGCAGTGCCCTGTGCATGATCTCCTGTGCCAGCCCCGTGCCGCGCGCCTGCTTACCGACGCAGAGCCGCCCCAGGTGCCACACTCCCTCCTCGGCGTACACGCGGGCATAACCGACCAGCGGGCCGTCGTACGCCAGGATGTGCATCGCGGTGAGGTCAATGCTGTCGATCTCCTGGTAGGGGCAGTGTTGCTCCACCACGAACACATCGACACGCAATTTCAGAAGCTCCCACACCTGGCGAGGTGTGAGGTCATCAAGCTGGGCGACGAGCATACTAGTGCAGTTTCATCATCGGGGTGAGCGTGATGTCCGCGAACGGGTACTCCTCGGCGATCTGGCGGAAGCCGAACTTCTCATACCAGCCCACCAACGGAGTGCGGGCGTCCAGCACCAGGTCCTTATCCGGGTACGTCTCATCAGCGAAGTTGATGGTGAACTCCATCAGCTTCTTCGCCAGTCCCGTGCCACGCTCGGACTCGGCAACACAGACGCGCCCCAGGCGCATGACATCTTTTCCGTCAACTTCACATTCGTACACGCGAATGTTGCCCAGCAGTTCTTCCTTGTTCTCAGAGGACCACACCAGGATGTGGCGAGTGGTCGGCAAAGCGTCGATCTCGTCCACTTCTTTGTAGGCGGTGTTTTGCTCTTCCACGAAAATGCCCACGCGCAACTTGTACACCTCGTGTACATCGAGAGCGGAGAGGTCCTTGAGCTGCGAAACTTCGAAGTGGTAACTCATAGGGAAAAGTGTAATGAGGTTAGCCACCTTGACGCGAAAAATAACGCAAAAAGTCGGCCAAAACCACAGCGTGAAAAAACTGCATGTGGTTTTGCCGACGTTAGCTGCAGGTGAAAAGGGGGTGGTTAGCTATCCGCAATGTTCTTACGGGAATGCTTCACCATCTCGTCCCATTCCACAATCTTCTTCCGCTCGCGGCCCTCGGCTTCGCCCAGCGCCTTCTCGGCGGCATCGAGCTGGTACCAGCCATCCCAGGTGGTAAATGGGATATTGCGGGAATCCAGGAACGCGGTGACAGCGTCCGGCTCTGGGGATGCAGCCGGGGTCAGCTTGCCGTCCGCGTAGTCCGCGAGCAGCATGTCGGTGGTTTCCTTAGCATCGGACTTGGTGTTGCCAATCAACCCCACCGGGCCGCGCTTAATCCAGCCGGTGGTGTACAGGCCCGGAACGATTTCGCCTTCATGAGTGATGACGTGGCCACCATCGTTACGGATGACATTCTTGGCTGGGTCGAATGGGACCTCGGGCATCTCGTCGGACTTGTAGCCCACGGCGCGGTAGACCGACTGCACTGGCCATTCGGTAAACTTGCCGGTGCCCTTCACTCCGCCGGAGCCGTCGAGCTCCATGCGCTCCGTCTTGAACGCAGTCACGCGGCCGTTTTCTCCAATGATCTCCACTGGGGATTCGAAGAAGTGAATGTATAGCTTGTGGGGTGCACCCTTTGGCTCGCGCATGGCGTACCCTTCCAGGGTCTGGCACACCAGATCCACAGACTTGGAGGCGTGGCGTGCCTCAATGGAGGCTTCGTCGTAGTCGATGTCCTCTGGATCCACGATGACTTCGATGGTTGGGGAGTGGTCCAGTTCCTTCAGTTCCAGCGGGGTGAACTTGGCCTGGGCTGGGCCACGGCGACCGAACACGTGAATTTCGGTAGCCTTGTTTTCCTTCAAGGTTTCGTACACGTTGTCCGGGATTTCGGTGACATGCAGCTCGTCCGCGGTCTTAGCGAGGATACGAGCCACGTCCAGGCCCACGTTGCCCACGCCGATCACGGCGGTGGAGGTGGCGGACAGATCCCAGGTGCGCTTGAAGTTCGGGTTGCCGTCGTAGAAACCAACGAAGTCGGCGGCGCCGTAAGAACCGTCGAGGTCAATACCAGGGATGTCAAGGTCTCGGTCCAAGGTGGCGCCGGTGGAGAAGATAATGGCGTCGTAGAATTCACGCAGCTCATCGACGGTCACATCCTTGCCGATGTTGACGTTACCGAGCAGGCGCAGCTCCTCACGATCCAGCACCCGGTGCAGCGAATTTACGATGCCTTTAATACGTGGGTGGTCCGGGGCGACACCATAACGGATGAGACCGAACGGAGCGGGCATGCGCTCGAAGAGGTCGATGCTCACCTCTTGTCCAGACTTCATCAGAATGTCAGAAGCATAGATTCCGGCTGGGCCGGCGCCGATCACAGCAACACGAAGCGGTCGAGACATAGGTGGCTAGCATCCTTTGTTTAGTTCTGGATTTAATTCGACCTGCTAGCATACCAAATTTTCGGAGTTTGCTAAAGGTTGCTGAACGGTAAAACGAGTGTCGAAACGCCACACTTTCTGTAAGATTCCGTTGTGAATCACACGGCACTTCATGATTGTGCCTTATTCAGTCACTAGAAAGGGATAGCATGACCAACTCAGTCCTGCTCACCTCGGTCGGACGCACTCTCGATGGCTACGATTACGACGCATTGGCCCAGGCCAACGGAATGCGCGTCCGCCCGCTCGCTGACGGTGTCATGGAGCTCTCTGAGATCCTCGCATCACGCCCGCTTGCCGACGGCCCAGTCCTCCTCACCGGCACGGGCTCCATTGACTACGACGCAAAAGCCGCCGCAGCACTCGGCGTGGGGATGCTCATTCTCGCTGATGAGCGCACTCCACGCGCGGATCTATCCGTGCTGCATGCCCAGGAACTCGGGGCGACGGTGCTCGGGGTATTCAGCGCAGATCAGCCAGTACCAAACCTTGATGTTGCAGTAGAACCCGTCATGAGTGCGGAAGTGTTTGCGGATTGGCTGCTGGGGCGTGCCCGCGAAGCAGGCTCGCACATCGTGCTTCCGGAAGGCGACGACGATCGCATCCTGGAAGCAGCCCACTTTTTGCTGGTAGACGACACTGTGAAGCTGACGATTTTGGGTGACCCGGCCGTCGTGAAGGCGCGTGCTAATGAGCTGGGCCTGGACCTATCCAAGGCCAACCTCGTTGACCACCTGACCTCGCCGCTCGCTGAGGAATTCGCTGCGGATTTCTACGAAATGCGCAAGCACAAGGGCGTCACGGAAGAACAGGCTCGCGAAACAATGCGAGATATCTCATACTTTGGCACCATGATGGTGCACAAGGGCCTTGCCAACGGCATGGTCTCCGGCGCCAACCACACCACCGCCCACACCATCAAGCCATCCTTCCAGATCATCAAGACGGTCCCGGATGCTTCCGTCGTGTCCTCCATCTTCCTCATGGTCATGCGTGGCCGTCTGTGGGCATTCGGCGACTGCGCCGTGAACCCGAACCCGACCGCCGACCAGCTCGGTGAGATCGCCGTCGTGTCCGCACGCACCGCCTCCCAATTTGGCCTCGACCCGCGCGTGGCGATGCTGTCCTACTCCACCGGCACGTCGGGTAGCGGCCCGGACGTGGACCGTTGCGCTGCCGCCGTCGCGAAGGCACGCGAGCTCAACCCTGCACTGCTTGTCGACGGCCCACTGCAGTTCGATGCCGCCGTCGACCCGGGAGTCGCAGCAAAGAAGATGCCAAACTCTGAGGTCGCAGGCCGCGCCAACATCTTCATCTTCCCAGACCTCGAGGCCGGCAACATCGGCTACAAGACCGCACAGCGCACTGGGCATGCGCTCGCAGTCGGCCCAATCCTGCAGGGCCTGAACAAGCCGGTCAATGACCTGTCCCGAGGCGCAACCGTCCCAGACATCATCAACACCGTGGCCATTACGGCCATTCAAGCGGGAGGTGCTCAGTGACGCTAGCCCTCGTACTGAACTCTGGATCGTCCTCGATCAAGTTCCAGATCATCGACCCAACCGCCGACGCCACCGCCGACCCCTTCGCCTCTGGCCTAGTGGAGCAGGTGGGTGAGCCTGTCGGTCGCATCACCATTAAGCATGCTGGCGAGAAGTGGGTCGAGGAGCTGCCGCTTGAAGACCACGGTGTTGGCCTGGGGCGCGTCTTCGAAATGCTAGACGAACACGGCATCGGCCCATCCTCCCTCGACATCACCGCTGTCGGTCACCGTGTGGTGCACGGCGGTTTGCTATTCTCCCAGCCCGCCGTCATTACCGACGAAATCCTCGGGATGGTTCGCGACCTCATCCCGCTTGCGCCGCTGCACAATCCGGCGAACATCATCGGCATCGAAGTCGCCCGGGAGCTCTTGCCAGACATTCCGCATGTCGCGGTCTTCGACACCGGCTTCTTCCACTCCCTGCCACCAGCGGCCGCGCTCTACGCCATTAATGCAGAAGTAGCAGGATCCCAAGGCATTCGTCGATACGGCTTCCACGGCACCAGCCACGAATACGTATCCCAGCAGGTCCCCGACCTCATCGGCCGCGAAGCCGACCACACCCGGCAGATTGTGTGTCACCTCGGCAACGGAGCCTCCATTTCCGCAGTTCATAACGGCCACGCTGTAGACACCTCCATGGGCATGACGCCACTCGCCGGCATCGTCATGGGCACCCGCTCCGGCGACATTGACCCTGGCATCGTCTTCCACTTGCTGCGAAACGGCATGAGCGTAGATGAAGTAGACACCCTCCTCAACAAACAATCTGGCGTGAAAGGCATCTCCGGAGTCAACGACTTCCGCGAACTGCGCGCCATGATTGAAAACGAGGACCAGGACGCCTGGCTCGCCTACAACATCTACATCCACAACCTGCGCAAATACATCGGCGCCTACATGATCGCCCTCGGTCGCGTCGACGCCATTACCTTCACCGCAGGCGTCGGCGAAAACGACTTCCACGTCCGAGCCGATGCGCTCGCCGACATGGAAGAATTCGGCATCATCATCGCCCCCGAACTCAACGAGATCCGATCCTCCGAACCACGGATCATCTCCGCACCCGAATCCAAAGTCAAGATCTGCGTCGTGCCGACCAACGAAGAGCTGGCAATCGCGCGGTACGCCGTGGCTTTGGCGTAGTGGTTGCTAGGCGGAATTTAGCGTATGGATGGGACGAAATTCGCAATTTTTGTACCATCCGTACGCTAAATTTTGTGTGCCAGCGCGATCAACTTCCCGACCCGCCACAACAACTGATCCCGGCGTTCCGGAGTGACCATTGATTTGGTGACGCGAAGTACTCGCCACCCGTTTTCTTGCAGGTAGGCATCGATTTCTTTGTCGCGGTTTGCTGTTGACACAATGTTGTGGTGGTGTCCGTCGTAGTAGATGGCGACCTTGAGCATGGGCCAAGCGAAGTCAATGACGGTGACTAGTTTTGAGCCGTTCCGCACTTCGTGTTGGCACACCAGTCCGGGGAAGATCTGCGTTAAAAGCAACCGGAGTGTGGTTTCCTGGGGCGATCCTGAATTGGGGATCGAGTGTTTAAGCAGCCGTGATAACCTGCATCGATCAAAGCGGTGGCGAGCAGCTTTGCGTAGCTGGGTGTTGGTGAGCCCGGCGTAATTGCGGGCAGCATCAATGATGTGGATGCAGCGGACGTCGGGAAGCGACATGCCTGGGATGATAGTGGTCCACCATTGCTCTCGTTCCTTTGCCAGGTCGACCAGGCAATCCACTGTGGCTGTCGCGACATCTGTGCAGGTCAGTTCGGGGTAGGCGGGGTCGAGTCCAGAGAACGGGGAAAACTCCGTGCCGCGGAGCAACCGGAAATGCGGATCGACGCGCGCATGATTCGAAACCACATGGCCGAGCGCTATCGCAGAGTCTCCCCAAAACGGCACACCGTGGAATAAAAGTGCAGCATAACCGCCGATTGTTGCCGTCGGATATCGTAAATGCAATGCCCGGGCCGCACCGATCCGATTGACGGAACAACCCCGAGGCACATAAATCCCCGGGACAAAAGGGACCCATCGTCCCGAACGGATATCAGAACGCTTCAGGTCAGAGAAACGCTGTGGATGAATGTCAAAATTAAAAGTGCTCACACTTAGTTAGACTGTGCAACCCACTCAAAAGGATCCCTCGGGGGAGGAAAACTAGCCCACGCGGAAATCGAGCGTACGGATGGGACGAAAACGGCTCGGAAAATCCCATCGGTACGCTAAATTTCGCGGGGACGCGGTGCCCCACTAAAACCACGTCGTGGGCCGCACCGCGTTTGCCATGTCTACGAGTGCGTAGCGGTGGCGGGCGAAGGGGGCGGAGCGGGCGAGGAGTCGGAGGTTTTCGTCGAGTCCGGTGCGTAGTCCTCGTTGGGTGAAGGGGTGGTCGAAGAGATCGTTGGGGCTGGCGGCTTGGTCGAGGTTGTTGGTGCGGAGCCAGGTAAGGGCTGCGCCGAGGACTGCGATGCGGATCTGGAGCAGGCGGGGTTCGTTGGTGGGGATTTCTTCGAGGCGTCGGGAAGCGCGGCGGATGCGGGATTCGGTGAGGTTGTCGCTGATGAGCAGGAGGATGGTGGTGAGTTTTGCCATGCGGTGGTGGCGGGAGTTTTGGGGGACTCGGTCGAGGGCGCTGACGGCGAGCTCGAGGTGGTTTTCGGCCATGAGCTGCCGGGACATGCCGAAGGCAGAGGAGACGGTGGTGGGGTTGGTGGCCCAGACGAGTCGGTAAAGCCGGAGGGAGTGGAAGCGCAGGGCCATTGGGTCTTGGGTGACGTGTGACCAGGTGTTTTCGAGGCTGTCAAGGAAGGCGATGTCGAGGTCGGCCATGGAGGAGCCGAGCTCTGCTGTTGCCTTTGCGACGTCCGGGGTCAGCAGGGCAGTGGACTGCAGGTCGGCTTGTTGCAGGAGTAGCTCATCGACGGCGGCCAGCGCCAACTTCGGGGCGGCCTCGCCCGGCAGGATGGTGAGCACGTTGTTGAAGTGGATTTGGGCGGTGGCGAAGTCGTCGAGGAGCAGCGCAGTGATCCCCGAATGCCATTGGAAACGCCAGTCAGGTTCCAACGTGGCAGCCAGGGAGCTCAGCCAGTTGCGGGCCTCAGCAACAAAACCGAGGTCAAGGAGTGCGCGGACCACCCCGAGCGGGATCTCGGCTGACCCTTCGTACTCCGGGTTTTGCATAGCCCCGCGGAGCGTTTCGAGTGCTTCGGAAGGTTCGGCGTAGGAGGATCCAGAGAGCAAGGCCGCGCCCGTGTCAGTGCGGTCAATCAGCGGGGTGGGTAGGGCAGCCACGACTTCCGGTGAGGTGATGCGGACTGTGCGCTCAATGCCGTCGATAAGCTGGTCGGTGCGAAACACCAGGTGTTTCGTGCCGAAGGTGGTACGTTGCGGGGAAAACAGGGAGTGCTGCGCGGGGTATTGCTTCCCGTCGCGGACCGCGATGATTTCGCGGAGCACGCCGTACAGCTGGGTGCGGAGCTCGTGGATGTCGCGGAACCGTTGGGTTGGGTCCTCATGGGTGGCGCGCAGCAATAAACGGTACAGCGATAAGTGCCTGCGAAACAGTGGTTCTTCGAATGGAGTTGGTAGCCCTGGGGCGAAGTGCCCGTCCACCACGGGAAGCGTGCACACCAATGAGGCAAGGGTCCGTCCAACGGTGTAAATATCGGAG
It contains:
- the pta gene encoding phosphate acetyltransferase; this translates as MTNSVLLTSVGRTLDGYDYDALAQANGMRVRPLADGVMELSEILASRPLADGPVLLTGTGSIDYDAKAAAALGVGMLILADERTPRADLSVLHAQELGATVLGVFSADQPVPNLDVAVEPVMSAEVFADWLLGRAREAGSHIVLPEGDDDRILEAAHFLLVDDTVKLTILGDPAVVKARANELGLDLSKANLVDHLTSPLAEEFAADFYEMRKHKGVTEEQARETMRDISYFGTMMVHKGLANGMVSGANHTTAHTIKPSFQIIKTVPDASVVSSIFLMVMRGRLWAFGDCAVNPNPTADQLGEIAVVSARTASQFGLDPRVAMLSYSTGTSGSGPDVDRCAAAVAKARELNPALLVDGPLQFDAAVDPGVAAKKMPNSEVAGRANIFIFPDLEAGNIGYKTAQRTGHALAVGPILQGLNKPVNDLSRGATVPDIINTVAITAIQAGGAQ
- a CDS encoding FAD-dependent oxidoreductase, which translates into the protein MSRPLRVAVIGAGPAGIYASDILMKSGQEVSIDLFERMPAPFGLIRYGVAPDHPRIKGIVNSLHRVLDREELRLLGNVNIGKDVTVDELREFYDAIIFSTGATLDRDLDIPGIDLDGSYGAADFVGFYDGNPNFKRTWDLSATSTAVIGVGNVGLDVARILAKTADELHVTEIPDNVYETLKENKATEIHVFGRRGPAQAKFTPLELKELDHSPTIEVIVDPEDIDYDEASIEARHASKSVDLVCQTLEGYAMREPKGAPHKLYIHFFESPVEIIGENGRVTAFKTERMELDGSGGVKGTGKFTEWPVQSVYRAVGYKSDEMPEVPFDPAKNVIRNDGGHVITHEGEIVPGLYTTGWIKRGPVGLIGNTKSDAKETTDMLLADYADGKLTPAASPEPDAVTAFLDSRNIPFTTWDGWYQLDAAEKALGEAEGRERKKIVEWDEMVKHSRKNIADS
- a CDS encoding GNAT family N-acetyltransferase — translated: MLVAQLDDLTPRQVWELLKLRVDVFVVEQHCPYQEIDSIDLTAMHILAYDGPLVGYARVYAEEGVWHLGRLCVGKQARGTGLAQEIMHRALQLCDGPVHLTAQTPLVSWYEAFGFEVSGEEFDWDGIPHTPMRKKFLR
- a CDS encoding acetate kinase, coding for MTLALVLNSGSSSIKFQIIDPTADATADPFASGLVEQVGEPVGRITIKHAGEKWVEELPLEDHGVGLGRVFEMLDEHGIGPSSLDITAVGHRVVHGGLLFSQPAVITDEILGMVRDLIPLAPLHNPANIIGIEVARELLPDIPHVAVFDTGFFHSLPPAAALYAINAEVAGSQGIRRYGFHGTSHEYVSQQVPDLIGREADHTRQIVCHLGNGASISAVHNGHAVDTSMGMTPLAGIVMGTRSGDIDPGIVFHLLRNGMSVDEVDTLLNKQSGVKGISGVNDFRELRAMIENEDQDAWLAYNIYIHNLRKYIGAYMIALGRVDAITFTAGVGENDFHVRADALADMEEFGIIIAPELNEIRSSEPRIISAPESKVKICVVPTNEELAIARYAVALA
- a CDS encoding endonuclease domain-containing protein, with the protein product MSTFNFDIHPQRFSDLKRSDIRSGRWVPFVPGIYVPRGCSVNRIGAARALHLRYPTATIGGYAALLFHGVPFWGDSAIALGHVVSNHARVDPHFRLLRGTEFSPFSGLDPAYPELTCTDVATATVDCLVDLAKEREQWWTTIIPGMSLPDVRCIHIIDAARNYAGLTNTQLRKAARHRFDRCRLSRLLKHSIPNSGSPQETTLRLLLTQIFPGLVCQHEVRNGSKLVTVIDFAWPMLKVAIYYDGHHHNIVSTANRDKEIDAYLQENGWRVLRVTKSMVTPERRDQLLWRVGKLIALAHKI
- a CDS encoding anaerobic ribonucleoside-triphosphate reductase activating protein, giving the protein MSASTSPPDLPIAGVIPFSATDWPGHLTITAFTQGCPLTCYYCHNPALQQVGPGVKFPWSLLEQRRGLIDALVISGGEPTMHPGLGSFIATVHSRGYPVGLHTSGYRPKAIATLLASENTRPDWVGLDVKCLPGSSSEVGLTPRAAAGSWQSLELLTDADVPLQVRTTVWPGSVLEAELPLLQQRVASYGHHLVVQQARGVDANGRYQVA
- a CDS encoding GNAT family N-acetyltransferase; this encodes MSYHFEVSQLKDLSALDVHEVYKLRVGIFVEEQNTAYKEVDEIDALPTTRHILVWSSENKEELLGNIRVYECEVDGKDVMRLGRVCVAESERGTGLAKKLMEFTINFADETYPDKDLVLDARTPLVGWYEKFGFRQIAEEYPFADITLTPMMKLH
- a CDS encoding serine/threonine protein kinase, which encodes MTEENVRTEAVPYNPFADDDTSGQIRALVEDLDHLRDSVTHTSAVPFDPFADDEDEDDVELDTAAVLAVAGVPDATESEDVSSRSRREALSTFRQRRGTTRAGRTVADGMVQLPFVALTNAQDAVIEPEPSVEPPTLQPGDMVAGQYEVLGVIAHGGMGWIYLANDRNVSGRWVVLKGMIPGGNPRDHGTAEAEREFLADITHPEIVKIYNFIDDPRVPGGFIVMEYVGGPSLLDRRREQPGNVFPVDIAIAYILEILPALEYLHSRGVVYNDLKPDNIIVTEDQVKLIDLGAVSGIGAFGYIYGTKGYQAPEVATSGPSVASDIYTVGRTLASLVCTLPVVDGHFAPGLPTPFEEPLFRRHLSLYRLLLRATHEDPTQRFRDIHELRTQLYGVLREIIAVRDGKQYPAQHSLFSPQRTTFGTKHLVFRTDQLIDGIERTVRITSPEVVAALPTPLIDRTDTGAALLSGSSYAEPSEALETLRGAMQNPEYEGSAEIPLGVVRALLDLGFVAEARNWLSSLAATLEPDWRFQWHSGITALLLDDFATAQIHFNNVLTILPGEAAPKLALAAVDELLLQQADLQSTALLTPDVAKATAELGSSMADLDIAFLDSLENTWSHVTQDPMALRFHSLRLYRLVWATNPTTVSSAFGMSRQLMAENHLELAVSALDRVPQNSRHHRMAKLTTILLLISDNLTESRIRRASRRLEEIPTNEPRLLQIRIAVLGAALTWLRTNNLDQAASPNDLFDHPFTQRGLRTGLDENLRLLARSAPFARHRYALVDMANAVRPTTWF
- a CDS encoding ribonucleoside triphosphate reductase: MTVIDPTATINEYLSREDWRVNANANQDYSLGGLILNASGKMIANYWLDNVFTPEAAAAHRDGDIHIHDLDMLGGYCAGWSLRALLTEGFGGVPGAISSKPPRHLSSALGQMVNFLGTLQNEWAGAQAFSSFDTYLAPYVRLDGLGYEQVHQAIQEFVFNLNVPSRWGTQTPFTNVTLDWVCPADLADDYPIVGDEPCDFTYGELQAEMDLINRAFIDVLSEGDADGRSFTFPIPTYNITRDFDWDSENAQALFTMTAKYGLPYFQNFINSELNPGDIRSMCCRLQLDLRELLKRGNGLFGSAEQTGSIGVVTLNCARLGFTCETEGEILAEVTRLVGLGVDTLERRRATVTRLLEQGLYPYTARWLPSLDNHFSTIGVNGVNEMIRNLTGGTIATDPDIALRLLDHIRALLVEAQETTGHLYNLEATPAEGATYRFARADAARYPGIIQAGTAEEPYYTNSTQLPVSHTPDPFRALELQDELQRKYTGGTVLHLYMGAYLSSGKECALLVKRALSNFSLPYVTITPTYSICPQHGYLAGEVPVCSCGSPTEVWTRVMGYFRPVASFNTGKKGEFHERVYFAS